The sequence acagtgtaggaaaattttaaagtatagatTCTGTTGAAATATTAACATTGAAAGAAAACAGTGTTGGACACATTGCCAAAATTTTGATTTCTCAATTAAAATCGGAAGTACTGATTTTATTGCTGAAAGGTACATTAATTCTTTGAAGTCAGAATGAAGCTTGACAATTTAACTTCTACACAAATGGCTTTGAATATACTAAGTATCAAATATAAACAGTAGTGcagcaagaaaataaattggcAGAAATAATTATTCAGCCAGTAGTAATAATTAAGATCACCATCTCGAAGATTTTTTAtacacaaagaatgaaaaaatattgtaAGATTTTACAGCACACAATTGAACCAATCCTAAATCATAACTATTAcacttctttcttcttcagtaTGAGTGGACCCACATTATCTCCTGTCAATTCATTATGTTTATTATGGGAACCATCACAGGCaggaaactaaaaggaaaaaaagaatcagtgttatttttaaaatatgattaagtagaaatatttgtgaaatgctctcataaagaaagtaaaacacttgctaaaaaaaaaaaatttcatcagaTAGCTTTCCTGAGTAACAGATACATTCTACGTGTAACTTAACTGCATTCTCGTACCACAGCAAATCTAACAATCTAAATAATTAactcattatttcttttatattttaaatgacaatatgGATAATTCTATACAAGAATTAAAAAGTAATCAAAGATAAGTTCTTTGTCTCTATGGAACAACAAATTTGAGCCCatctcttaaattatttagattttaaaagaatggaaTGTAAATTTAAGTTATTCTGTTTTCTTACAGTAAAAATTATGTATACTAtgggatttttttcaaaatttcaatgtattttaaaatttcactcaTAATCCATCCAGATTTATGTACgaataattaacattttgtgCATTTACtgtgtatttacttttttaaaaactaggctCATTCTGTAATATGCTTTTCTTGCTTGTATTAAATCAGGATCTCACATCATTAATATTCCTTAAAAACATGATTTAATAGAGTCCTAATATTCCATCATTTGTATTATACTGTACTTTAATTGTTCTATCTCATCAGAtagtttctaaattttatttcaaaatatactgtgATGAAAAATTATACTTAACATCTTAAATAACCTATGATCAAAGTAATAAGAAAACAGATTTCATCAATTTATAATACTCATCACTCCAAActcttccttttattaaaaatcatcagGCCTTATAGCTACCATTTACTAGCTCATCCTATGTAGGACTTTATATGTATCATTTTACtaatttctcaaaaatttctGCACTGTtgatatagtatttttttaaatgctgaaaattagagattaaaaattaaggaCTTTACAGGTGGGCATAATGGTACATgactacaatcccagcaactccagaggctgagacaaaagaatctcaagtcaaggccagcctaggcaatttagtagacctgtctcaaaataaaaaataagggctgaggatgtggctcagtggtaaatgccaCTGGGCTcaaactccagtaccaaaaaaaagtaacttGCCCAACCAAAGATGGCAACTTGCCTAACTTGCCCAACTGACAGGCATCATATGTGAACACTATTATGATTTCAACGCTTAAGTTCTTTTCCACTAAACCTACATCATCTCTCGAAAATTAAGTGTCTTTTGAATTATATGTTCCTCTAGACAATGCTGAGCATTGGGAAAACATCAGATTTCTATCCTTATTTGTTGCTCTAACTTTTCTAATGTAAGTAGTACCaatcagaaaaatcaaatttcaattGAGGAATATGGACTTTCAGTACTGATTACTACTGGAAACGCTTTCACCTCACAGAACCTCAAAACTGGTACTTAAGAAACAAAGCAATTCTTAACTCCACAAAATTTAATTGTACAGGCAAACAGACATCTTACCGTCTTTGAACGCCAACACCTACAATAAGCTGCTTTAGTAAGACACAAATCTTCAATGTTTATTTCATTCACCACTTTggggttttccttttgtattttaagattTATCAAGCTATccttctgttgttttttcttcGGGAGGAATGGGCGGACTGCAAGGTAGCCAAGTAGTGCAAGTACACCAAGGAAAGGCAATAGCCGAAGCCATTCTGAAactaaatatgtacatatttgtcAGAATCTGCAGTgctcatataaaaaaaaaagcaaaatatcatgT comes from Sciurus carolinensis chromosome 10, mSciCar1.2, whole genome shotgun sequence and encodes:
- the Cisd2 gene encoding CDGSH iron-sulfur domain-containing protein 2, with product MVLESVARIVKVQLPAYLKRLPVPESITGFARLTVSEWLRLLPFLGVLALLGYLAVRPFLPKKKQQKDSLINLKIQKENPKVVNEINIEDLCLTKAAYCRCWRSKTFPACDGSHNKHNELTGDNVGPLILKKKEV